One Hippoglossus stenolepis isolate QCI-W04-F060 chromosome 22, HSTE1.2, whole genome shotgun sequence DNA segment encodes these proteins:
- the chpt1 gene encoding cholinephosphotransferase 1 — MSRSSPPFTDTTAPRSESLRPGVSRSSSRWVCEADEAEEAAAAAMPHPLWPEPLSAAQLKRLEEHKYSASGRSLVEPPCQVYWNWLVEQTPTWVAPNTLTIVGLMVNIVSTVVLVYYCPTATEEAPCWAFLLSALGLFIYQSLDAIDGKQARRTNSSSALGELFDHGCDAVSTVFVAIGTCISCGIGRFPDWMFFCGFIGMFMFFCAHWQTYVSGTLRFGLVDVTEVQLSIMVMYVMSAFGGVGLWQTTLPIIGLQMYVFPIVGIIGGALYSCYNYFYVILNGGVGKNGSTVADTSVLSPGLHIGLILTLAFIIFKKSSSSLFENHPCLYLLAFGMVIAKISNKLVVAHMTKSELHLPDSAFIGPGLLFLNQYFNSFIDEYSVLWIATILSLLDLVRYCTGVCIQIASHLRIQVFSITPPGHMHRD; from the exons ATGAGCCGCAGTTCGCCGCCGTTCACCGACACTACTGCGCCTCGGTCCGAGTCCCTACGCCCGGGTGTGTCGCGGAGCTCGTCGCGGTGGGTCTGCGAGGCTGACGaggcagaagaagcagcagcagcagccatgccACATCCCCTGTGGCCGGAGCCGCTGTCCGCGGCTCAGCTCAAGCGGCTGGAGGAGCACAAGTACAGCGCGTCCGGCCGCTCGCTGGTCGAGCCCCCGTGTCAGGTCTACTGGAACTGGCTCGTGGAGCAGACGCCCACATGGGTCGCCCCGAACACGCTGACCATCGTGGGCCTGATGGTCAACATCGTGTCCACCGTGGTGCTCGTGTATTATTGTCCCACGGCGACGGAGGAG gctcCGTGTTGGGCCTTCTTACTGAGCGCTCTGGGCCTCTTCATCTACCAGTCTCTGGACGCCATCGATGGGAAACAGGCCCGGAggacaaacagcagctctgcgCTCGGGGAGCTCTTTGACCACGGCTGCGATGCCGTCTCCACAG TGTTTGTTGCTATCGGAACGTGCATCTCGTGTGGCATCGGTAGATTCCCAGACTGGATGTTCTTCTGCGGTTTCATTGGGATGTTCATGTTCTTCTGCGCCCACTGGCAGACCTACGTGTCCGGGACACTCCGCTTCGGCCT GGTGGACGTCACAGAAGTGCAGTTATCCATCATGGTCATGTATGTGATGTCGGCGTTCGGAGGCGTGGGCCTTTGGCAAACTACG CTGCCGATCATCGGACTGCAGATGTACGTCTTCCCCATCGTGGGCATCATCGGAGGGGCCCTCTACTCCTGCTACAACTACTTCTACGTCATTTTGAACGGGGGTGTTGGCAAGAACGGCTCCACAGTGGCC GACACCAGCGTGCTGAGTCCCGGTTTGCACATCGGCCTCATCCTCACCTTGGCCTTCATCATTTTCAAGAAGTCTTCCAGCAGCCTGTTCGAGAACCACCCCTGTCTCTACCTGCTCGCCTTCGGCATGGTCATCGCCAAGATCTCCAACAAACTGGTG GTCGCTCACATGACCAAGAGTGAGTTGCACCTCCCGGACTCGGCCTTCATAGGCCcgggcctcctcttcctcaaccaATACTTCAACAGCTTTATAGACGAGTACAGCGTCCTCTGGATCGCCACG ATCCTGTCTCTTCTGGATCTCGTACGCTACTGCACAGGCGTGTGCATCCAGATCGCCTCCCACCTGCGCATCCAGGTCTTCAGCATCACGCCGCCGGGCCACATGCACCGCGACTGA